The Linepithema humile isolate Giens D197 chromosome 7, Lhum_UNIL_v1.0, whole genome shotgun sequence genome has a window encoding:
- the LOC137001274 gene encoding alpha-amylase-like: MLKPTPTPKPTPTPTPTPSSTPTPTLTLTSTPTPIKYTRPNESSFRSTPLLSVAYDGWQPLRLWLRQRLRLRLRLWLRQGLPATVAAAATAGAYECGCGYGWARLHSYGPLYNSSLMLDISDLLKNGPAATPMSMIKFADASTPTPSPKRTPAPNAVVYANAKTYANAKAYANTNSHAIVNAHAHADANVNTNANKIYEA, from the exons atgctaaaacctacgccaacgccaaagcctacgccaacaccaactcctacgccatcgtcaacgcccacgcccacgctgacgctaacgtcaacaccaacgccaataaaatatacgaggcctaacgaatcatctttcag atcaactccgctcttgtccgttgcgtatgatggatggcaaccgctacggctatggctacggcagcggctacggttacggctacggctatggctacggcaagggctgccggcaacggttgcggctgcggctacggctggtgcctacgaatgcggctgcggctacggttgggctaggctacatagctacgggccactctataattcgtcgctaatgctggacattagcgacttattgaagaatggccctgcggccacgcctatgtcaatgatcaagtttgcggacgcgtctacgcccacgccgtcgccaaagcgcacgccagcccccaacgccgtagtctacgctaatgctaaaacctacgccaacgccaaagcctacgccaacaccaactcccacgccatcgtcaacgcccacgcccacgctgacgctaacgtcaacaccaacgccaataaaatatacgaggcctaa
- the LOC137000994 gene encoding uncharacterized protein, whose product MLKPTPTPKPTPTPTPTPSSTPTPTLTLTSTPTPIKYTRPNESSFRSTPLLSVAYDGWQPLRLWLRLRLRLRLRLWLRQGLPATVAAAATAGAYECGCGYGWARLHSYGPLYNSSLMLDISDLLKNGPAATPMSMIKFADASTPTPSPKRTPNPNAVVYANAKTYANAKAYANTNSYAIVNAHAHADANFNTNANKIYEA is encoded by the exons atgctaaaacctacgccaacgccaaagcctacgccaacaccaactcctacgccatcgtcaacgcccacgcccacgttgacgctaacgtcaacaccaacgccaataaaatatacgaggcctaacgaatcatctttcag atcaactccgctcttgtccgttgcgtatgatggatggcaaccgctacggctatggctacggctgcggctgcggttacggctacggctatggctacggcaagggctgccggcaacggttgcggctgcggctacggctggtgcctacgaatgcggctgcggctacggttgggctaggctacatagctacgggccactctataattcgtcgctaatgctggacattagcgacttattgaagaatggccctgcggccacgcctatgtcaatgatcaagtttgcggacgcgtctacgcccacgccgtcgccaaagcgcacgccaaaccccaacgccgtagtctacgctaatgctaaaacctacgccaacgccaaagcctacgccaacaccaactcctacgccatcgtcaacgcccacgcccacgctgacgctaacttcaacaccaacgccaataaaatatacgaggcctaa
- the Pp2C1 gene encoding uncharacterized protein Pp2C1 yields the protein MPLSIGVNLRVTGHCNQGGRKYMEDMFCVAFQPTPDDKDLEYAFFGIFDGHGGGEAATFAKEHLMDIIVKQKNFWSDRDEDVLRAIRDGYMNTHYAMWRELDKWPRTASGLPSTAGTTASIAFIRKGKIYIGHVGDSAIILGYQVEGDPQWRAKALTKDHKPESGPEMTRIQESGGKVVSKSGVPRVVWNRPRIGHKGPVRRSTHMDEIPFLAVARSLGDLWSYNSELNTFVVSPEPDVKVIPVDVKSHRCLIFGTDGLWNMLSAQSAVAIVQATDRHNENHLIASQQAGNGADVQMWINPSKSLVDRALERWSSTRLRADNTSVVTLMLDPSGPCRSEVLFNQKKDRVIHHGTHTPITTTTSENIEKINSKVPTPHVLIPLSGASANSNIDCKQPDSSNGSEETVEQPLDPEAVTLQFEKPILPDVNISSELKEDITTDNIEFIDADESIQVDEISSSQMLEETAELEAKKVEIVTHKSENQNEKKQIAEPNETEKAKNDNAQISVHTDLADSDSKSSDKFIKPKELVDETGLSNASQGNTFPAKKETKFAPVINRIRRSYSVKSNSFDNGEMRNGVLNGSRHKQQHSLFPATRTGVRTMKRRHSLNSSQTQNVFSDATTPDTKTYVKSRYSKVSTAKQSVTGNATKEETTKNTSKRTGSDCNISNKRRHSTISQASAVASTGVENGCVQQEPCAKRRTRSEDRRQSPTDENDPANQAMKNASGRLSWLTSDGRPDSISLNGATTTTLSGQDKLSSSSNTFQRRSLGKKATPVKAIRRPSINGSSRLQQLRGSFGLRDWDQGRNNRTNNCNDRRTLNRTVAIIGPTDTTMPQRWLRSDTMAATPVKTLRSRNVDIAGHTISAQLVHQYGVVKQNRLPLPSKLKQPANDGSLQSSRVRSSSLSSKLKHANSNGGSVSTCATINSAGTGSTSGIAKRVKSPYNPSARSLSTRSRIKRLGK from the exons ATGCCGCTCAGCATCGGTGTTAACTTGCGGGTGACCGGCCACTGTAATCAGGGCGGCCGCAAGTATATGGAGGACATGTTCTGCGTGGCGTTCCAGCCAACACCGGACGACAAGGATTTGGAATACGCGTTTTTCGGCATTTTTGACGGTCACGGAGGCGGGGAGGCCGCGACATTCGCCAAGGAGCATCTTATGGACATCATTGTTAAACAGAAGAACTTTTGGAGCGACCGCGATGAAGATGTGTTACGGGCGATCAGGGACGGATACATGAACACGCACTACGCGATGTGGCGGGAGCTCG ATAAATGGCCAAGAACCGCATCGGGACTGCCGTCCACAGCTGGCACAACTGCTAGCATCGCGTTCATACGAAAAGGCAAGATCTACATAGGCCATGTGGGAGATTCGGCTATTATTTTGGGCTATCAGGTAGAAGGTGATCCTCAATGGAGAGCAAAAGCCTTGACAAAAGACCACAAGCCAGAGAGCGGACCAGAAATGACTCGAATACAGGAATCAGGTGGAAAAGTGGTTAGTAAATCTGGTGTTCCAAGAGTTGTGTGGAATCGACCTCGCATAGGACACAAAGGACCAGTTCGTAGATCTACTCATATGGACGAAATTCCCTTTCTTGCTGTAGCTCGATCATTAG GTGATCTGTGGAGTTACAATTCCGAATTAAACACGTTTGTTGTCTCTCCCGAACCAGATGTAAAGGTTATTCCTGTTGATGTCAAATCACATCGTTGTCTCATTTTTGGTACTGATGGTTTGTGGAATATGTTATCAGCGCAATCTGCGGTAGCTATTGTTCAAGCCACCGATCGACATAACGAGAATCATTTAATAGCTTCTCAACAGGCTGGCAATGGc GCTGACGTACAAATGTGGATAAATCCTTCAAAAAGTCTTGTAGATCGTGCATTGGAAAGATGGTCATCAACCAGATTACGGGCAGACAATACTAGTGTTGTAACGTTAATGTTAGATCCATCAGGACCGTGTCGCAGCGAG gtattatttaatcaaaagaAGGATCGTGTAATACATCATGGGACACATACACCAATTACAACGACAACATCTGAAAacattgagaaaattaattcgaAAGTTCCAACGCCACACGTGCTGATACCACTTTCAGGCGCTTCTGCGAATTCCAACATTGATTGTAAACAACCGGACTCGTCGAACGGAAGTGAAGAGACTGTTGAGCAGCCATTAGATCCGGAAGCAGTCACGTTACAGTTTGAGAAACCAATTTTACCAGATGTTAATATTTCCTCGGAATTAAAAGAAGACATCACGACAgacaatattgaatttattgacgCTGACGAGAGTATCCAGGTCGATGAAATCTCCTCTAGCCAGATGCTAGAAGAAACTGCAGAACTGGAAGCTAAAAAAGTGGAAATTGTTACCCATAAATCAGAAAatcagaatgaaaaaaaacaaatagctGAACCGAATGAAACTGAGAAGGCAAAAAATGATAACGCGCAGATTTCGGTCCACACCGATCTCGCAGATTCCGATTCAAAGTCGTCGGATAAATTTATCAAGCCTAAGGAACTCGTGGATGAAACAGGACTGTCTAATGCGTCGCAAGGGAATACTTTTCCCGCGAAAAAAGAGACCAAGTTCGCTCCtgttataaatagaatacGTCGGAGTTACAGTGTCAAGAGTAACAGTTTTGACAACGGCGAGATGAGAAACGGTGTTTTAAACGGATCGAGGCACAAACAGCAGCACTCTTTATTTCCCGCCACGAGGACGGGCGTTAGAACGATGAAGCGACGACACAGTTTGAACTCCTCGCAGACGCAGAACGTCTTCTCCGACGCGACGACTCCAGATACAAAAACTTACGTAAAGTCGCGCTACAGCAAGGTGTCGACCGCGAAACAGTCCGTCACGGGAAACGCGACGAAGGAAGAGACGACGAAGAATACGTCGAAACGGACGGGCAGCGACTGCAATATAAGCAACAAACGCAGGCATAGCACGATCtcgcaagcatcggcggttgcGTCGACCGGTGTGGAGAACGGCTGTGTGCAGCAGGAGCCGTGCGCGAAGAGAAGAACGCGTTCCGAGGACCGACGACAGAGTCCTACAGACGAGAACGATCCAGCGAATCAGGCGATGAAGAATGCCAGCGGTCGTCTAAGTTGGCTCACATCGGATGGACGACCCGACTCGATATCGTTGAACGGcgccacgacgacgacgttaTCCGGACAGGATAAGCTCTCATCGTCGTCGAACACGTTTCAACGTAGGAGTTTAGGTAAAAAGGCGACGCCCGTTAAAGCCATCAGGAGGCCGTCCATTAACGGTTCGAGTCGACTGCAACAACTGAGAGGCAGTTTCGGCCTAAGGGATTGGGACCAAGGAAGAAACAACCGGACGAACAACTGTAACGACAGAAGGACGCTAAATAGAACAGTTGCGATTATTGGCCCTACAGATACGACGATGCCACAACGATGGCTAAG atcAGATACAATGGCAGCAACACCTGTGAAAACGCTACGTTCGCGTAATGTAGATATCGCCGGACACACCATATCTGCACAACTAGTTCACCAATACGGAGTAGTGAAGCAGAATCGATTGCCTCTACCGAGCAAGTTGAAGCAGCCCGCAAACGATGGATCACTGCAATCGAGTAGAGTTAGGTCTTCCTCATTGTCATCCAAACTCAAACACGCGAATAGTAACGGTGGAAGCGTGAGTACTTGCGCGACCATTAATTCGGCGGGTACAGGTTCCACATCCGGTATAGCGAAGAGGGTGAAGTCACCATACAATCCTAGTGCTCGATCACTAAGCACGCGATCTCGCATCAAACGTCTTGGAAAGTGA